The Toxorhynchites rutilus septentrionalis strain SRP chromosome 3, ASM2978413v1, whole genome shotgun sequence genome includes a region encoding these proteins:
- the LOC129774278 gene encoding uncharacterized protein LOC129774278 yields the protein MPPTTRNNSLKALLAKLKALEGMFNDICRFVNSMDDDTLTTEATVRLDKLDELWEQISEATMDIEMHEDFEEVDDTYPTKRSEFGDRYFKTKSLLLEKVKDPEVKSNPSIRGIEQNQHSTYERVRLPQIKLQTFDGNIDEWLSFRDLYISLIHCKSDLPEVEKFHYLKGCLVGEARSLVDSLAITKANYKIAWEAVMKRYNDSKLLKRRQVQALFNLPNVAKESVVELQSLLEAFERILQTLDQLIQPAEYKDLLLLDLLCSRLDPTTRRSWEEHSATIDQDTVKDLTDFLQKRIRVLSSLPTKSIEPKLNYVPQPKRKLPTQMSHSASQSSSGQCVACPGSHLLYQCPKFQSLPVSARDKLLRSLALCRNCFRRGHQATECNSRYVCRNCKGKHHTLVCFRPEEVQPAKRTSEIRVSTESSSKGLQHNVEDNTPSTSSGTIVVTSNTASKGTSSVLLATAVVLVVGENGITYPARALLDSGSECNFMSDQFSQLLRIKRNRAEVAVSGVGQVNTRVTHSVKAEVRSRVGGYSCNLEFLILPKVTGNLPSTCIDTTNWKIPHGITLADPAFAISKSVDLILGIQQFFTFFKPGKEIHLGDGLPKLSETVFGWVVAGTVISSSIASYHCNVASTVNLEELLTRFWSCEEVVIPNNYSPEETLCEEQFVRTVRRDSNGRYKVSLPKDANVMDKIGESRDIALRRFQWLERRLLRDSELRCQYTQFMEEYIHLGHMRRVRVNQDNLIKRCYLPHHPVIKQTSTTTKLRVVFDASCKTSSGISLNDALLAGPVIQEDLRSIILRCRTKRIMLVADVEKMFRQIIMDEGDQPLQSILWRTDTEQEIGTYELSTVTYGTKPAPFLATRTLKQLADDEQTNFPQAAKAINEDVYMDDVLTGTNNVKEAVDLRVQLEALMRSGGFKLRKWVSNCEEVLHGVPEEDLALGRQDHVELDPDPAVRMLGLTWLPKTDGLKLQFSVPEQHPTDTLSKRMVLSIIAGLFDPLGLVGAVITVGKLFMQRLWKFEDANGRKLDWDSPIPSRPRDEWREFHRQLPILNTISIKRCVLVPDPIIIELHVFSDASEKAYGACAYLKSCNLMGTTHIALLSSKSKVAPLKTQSIPRLELCGALLATQLAEQISTAIKINPVVYFWTDSTCVLQWIRATPSTWTTFVANRVAKIQQTAENRTWNHIPGCQNPADLISRGVLPEEIIGNNLWWEGPSWLRESQRHWPIHPVPAKTTEAEAEFRQSAVSCATLQQDTFTVWYLSKFSSFTDLVRRTAYWLRLMNILKQQGKKENSRDFLTTSELVEAEYAIIRSVQKEEFKKEWKALSKGEPVTESSPLRWFNPTLSAENLIRVGGRLEHSLESVNRKHPIVLPARHPITRMIFEHFHKKLLHAGPQLLLATVRQRYWPLRGRNLARFVYHNCNRCARLKPTQIQQFMGDLPAARVTPGRPFIKVGVDYFGPVFIRHAPRRPASKAYVAVFVCMCTKAVHLEMVTDLSTDRFIQALRRFVGRRGKCSDIFSDNGTNFVGARNQLGELSRFLRGTDNREKITRECANEGIQWHFNPPSAPHFGGLWEAAVKSAKIHLMKVLGDSVLSFEDMSTLLVQVECCLNSRPLIPMSEDPNELEPLTPGHFLIGTSLQQLPEMSVTDIPMNRLKQWQATQKILQCFWKRWRTEYLAQLQGRTKRWQPPIQIVVGQLVVIRDENLPPTRWKMGRIIQLHPGMDGVVRVVTLRTATGLLKRPVEKICLLPPACQPCET from the coding sequence ATGCCACCAACTACGAGGAACAATTCACTCAAGGCGCTGCTGGCGAAACTAAAGGCACTGGAGGGTATGTTCAACGATATTTGCCGTTTCGTCAATTCGATGGATGATGACACTCTAACGACTGAAGCGACAGTTCGTTTGGATAAACTTGACGAACTGTGGGAACAAATCAGCGAAGCAACGATGGACATCGAGATGCACGAAGATTTCGAGGAAGTTGACGATACCTACCCCACGAAACGATCGGAATTCGGCGATAGATATTTTAAGACAAAATCGTTGCTACTAGAGAAGGTGAAGGACCCGGAGGTGAAGTCGAACCCTTCAATTCGCGGAATAGAACAAAACCAACATTCAACTTATGAACGCGTTAGGCTCCCACAAATCAAACTGCAAACATTCGATGGTAATATTGATGAGTGGTTGAGTTTTAGGGATCTCTATATATCGTTAATTCACTGTAAATCCGACTTGCCAGAAGTAGAAAAATTCCACTATCTTAAGGGTTGCTTAGTAGGAGAGGCTAGGTCATTGGTAGACTCACTTGCTATCACCAAGGCGAATTATAAGATTGCGTGGGAGGCGGTGATGAAGCGGTATAATGACAGTAAATTACTGAAGCGTAGACAAGTGCAAGCATTGTTCAACCTACCTAACGTCGCAAAGGAGTCGGTCGTGGAACTTCAGTCGCTGCTAGAGGCTTTTGAGCGCATTCTTCAAACGCTGGATCAATTGATACAGCCAGCCGAGTACAAGGATTTGTTACTGCTGGATTTGCTGTGTTCACGATTGGACCCAACCACCCGCAGAAGCTGGGAAGAGCATTCTGCAACAATAGATCAGGACACAGTGAAGGATCTAACAGATTTTCTTCAGAAGAGAATAAGGGTGCTAAGCTCGCTGCCAACCAAATCCATCGAACCAAAGTTGAATTATGTCCCTCAACCGAAAAGAAAATTGCCGACACAAATGAGTCACAGTGCATCGCAATCCTCGAGCGGACAATGTGTAGCGTGTCCAGGTAGCCACTTATTATACCAATGCCCGAAATTCCAATCCCTGCCTGTATCAGCTCGCGATAAACTATTGCGAAGCCTAGCATTATGTCGTAATTGCTTCCGGCGTGGGCATCAAGCCACGGAATGCAATTCTCGATATGTGTGTCGTAATTGCAAGGGAAAGCATCATACCTTAGTATGCTTCCGGCCGGAAGAAGTCCAACCAGCTAAGCGTACGTCGGAGATAAGGGTCTCTACGGAAAGCAGCAGCAAGGGACTTCAACACAATGTGGAGGATAACACACCAAGCACATCATCAGGCACCATTGTAGTAACCTCAAATACAGCATCCAAGGGAACATCGTCCGTATTACTTGCTACAGCGGTAGTCTTAGTGGTGGGTGAGAATGGAATTACGTATCCAGCCAGAGCACTACTTGATTCGGGGTCGGAGTGTAATTTTATGTCAGACCAATTTTCACAACTCTTGCGAATCAAACGTAATCGAGCTGAGGTGGCAGTATCAGGTGTCGGTCAGGTCAATACGAGAGTGACGCATTCGGTCAAGGCAGAGGTCAGATCCAGGGTAGGGGGGTATTCATGTAACTTGGAATTCCTAATTCTCCCTAAAGTCACGGGAAATCTTCCATCTACGTGCATCGATACCACAAATTGGAAAATACCACACGGCATAACCCTAGCAGATCCAGCATTCGCTATATCGAAATCCGTAGATTTAATTCTCGGAATCCAGCAATTCTTCACCTTTTTCAAACCAGGAAAGGAAATCCATCTAGGGGATGGACTACCCAAGCTCTCGGAAACGGTATTTGGATGGGTGGTAGCGGGAACAGTAATCTCATCGAGCATCGCGTCATATCACTGTAACGTCGCGTCTACGGTTAATCTTGAAGAACTGTTGACAAGATTTTGGTCGTGTGAAGAAGTGGTCATTCCAAATAATTATTCTCCAGAGGAAACGCTGTGTGAAGAGCAGTTCGTTCGGACGGTTAGGAGAgattcaaatggaagatataAGGTCTCTCTTCCAAAGGATGCGAATGTCATGGATAAAATTGGTGAATCTAGGGACATAGCACTACGGCGTTTTCAATGGTTGGAACGCAGACTTTTAAGGGACTCAGAGCTACGTTGTCAATATACCCAATTTATGGAGGAATATATACACCTGGGGCACATGCGTAGGGTACGCGTGAACCAAGATAATCTGATTAAACGATGTTACCTTCCACATCATCcagtaatcaaacaaacaagtaCGACGACGAAACTTAGAGTGGTGTTCGACGCATCCTGCAAGACTTCGAGTGGAATTTCTCTGAACGATGCATTATTGGCGGGACCGGTAATCCAAGAAGATCTTCGATCGATAATTCTCCGTTGTCGCACAAAACGGATAATGTTGGTAGCAGACGTTGAGAAGATGTTTCGTCAAATCATCATGGATGAAGGGGATCAGCCGCTACAGAGTATCCTATGGCGAACCGACACCGAGCAAGAAATTGGAACGTACGAGCTGTCCACCGTAACATACGGGACGAAACCCGCACCGTTTTTGGCTACACGGACGCTCAAACAGCTAGCGGATGATGAGCAAACCAACTTTCCCCAAGCAGCCAAGGCAATAAACGAGGATGTGTACATGGATGATGTATTGACGGGAACGAATAATGTGAAGGAGGCGGTAGATTTGAGGGTTCAGCTTGAAGCATTAATGAGAAGTGGAGGTTTCAAGCTACGGAAATGGGTTTCCAACTGCGAGGAAGTTCTTCATGGTGTACCAGAGGAAGATTTAGCGTTGGGAAGACAGGATCATGTTGAACTTGATCCAGACCCAGCAGTGCGAATGTTAGGCTTGACTTGGCTACCAAAAACTGACGGACTGAAACTACAGTTTTCAGTTCCGGAGCAACACCCAACAGATACGCTATCAAAAAGAATGGTATTATCTATTATCGCAGGACTGTTCGATCCTCTAGGACTAGTTGGCGCAGTTATCACAGTGGGGAAACTTTTTATGCAACGACTGTGGAAATTTGAAGATGCGAATGGAAGGAAATTGGATTGGGATAGTCCAATTCCCTCAAGACCAAGAGATGAATGGCGAGAATTTCACAGACAACTCCCCATTTTGAACACTATCTCCATAAAACGTTGTGTTTTGGTACCGGATCCAATCATCATTGAGCTGCACGTATTTTCAGATGCTTCGGAGAAGGCATACGGAGCGTGTGCTTACCTGAAAAGTTGCAATTTGATGGGAACAACTCACATAGCACTACTCTCCTCGAAATCCAAGGTAGCGCCATTGAAAACCCAATCCATTCCACGACTGGAGTTGTGCGGAGCGCTGCTAGCAACGCAGCTAGCCGAGCAAATTTCAACTGCTATCAAAATCAATCCAGTGGTTTATTTTTGGACGGATTCAACGTGCGTACTGCAGTGGATAAGGGCAACCCCTTCCACATGGACAACTTTTGTGGCTAATCGGGTGGCAAAAATACAGCAGACTGCGGAGAATCGTACCTGGAACCACATCCCAGGATGCCAGAATCCAGCCGATCTTATTTCAAGGGGCGTGCTTCCTGAAGAGATTATTGGGAACAATCTTTGGTGGGAAGGGCCGTCATGGCTACGAGAATCCCAACGGCACTGGCCGATTCATCCAGTTCCAGCTAAAACAACAGAGGCAGAAGCTGAGTTCCGTCAGTCAGCGGTTAGTTGCGCGACATTGCAGCAGGATACTTTCACGGTTTGGTATCTCAGCAAGTTTTCATCGTTCACGGACCTGGTGAGGCGTACCGCATACTGGCTCCGGTTGATGAACATTTTGAAACAACAAGGAAAGAAGGAGAATTCACGGGATTTTCTCACAACATCGGAGTTAGTAGAGGCAGAATATGCTATAATTCGCAGCGTGCAGAAGGAAGAATTCAAGAAGGAGTGGAAGGCATTATCTAAGGGCGAACCGGTCACAGAGAGCTCTCCACTTCGATGGTTTAACCCAACCCTCTCAGCAGAGAATTTGATCCGAGTTGGCGGTAGACTGGAACATTCATTAGAAAGTGTCAATAGGAAACATCCGATAGTTCTACCAGCACGGCACCCTATAACTAGgatgatttttgaacattttcataAGAAATTGCTCCATGCAGGTCCACAACTGCTTTTGGCAACAGTGAGACAACGATATTGGCCGCTACGAGGACGGAATCTAGCCCGTTTTGTGTATCACAACTGCAATCGTTGTGCTCGATTGAAGCCGACTCAAATACAGCAATTCATGGGAGATTTGCCAGCGGCGCGTGTGACCCCCGGAAGACCATTTATCAAGGTGGGTGTAGACTACTTTGGACCCGTCTTCATACGGCATGCACCACGTCGACCAGCTTCTAAGGCATATGTCGCTGTGTTCGTGTGCATGTGTACAAAGGCAGTACATCTGGAGATGGTAACTGACCTATCTACGGATCGTTTCATCCAGGCTTTGCGACGATTTGTTGGAAGAAGGGGAAAATGTTCGGACATTTTTTCGGACAACGGTACTAATTTCGTCGGAGCTCGTAACCAGTTAGGGGAATTATCAAGATTTCTAAGAGGAACTGATAACCGAGAGAAAATAACTAGAGAATGTGCGAATGAGGGTATTCAGTGGCATTTCAACCCACCTAGTGCCCCACACTTTGGAGGTTTGTGGGAGGCTGCGGTGAAATCAGCAAAAATTCACCtaatgaaggttttaggggattCGGTGTTGTCATTCGAAGACATGAGCACATTACTAGTTCAGGTCGAATGTTGCCTGAACTCAAGACCTTTGATCCCAATGTCCGAAGATCCAAACGAACTGGAACCACTCACTCCAGGGCATTTTCTGATAGGGACTAGCTTGCAACAATTGCCAGAGATGAGTGTGACCGATATTCCGATGAACCGACTCAAGCAGTGGCAAGCAACTCAGAAAATTTTGCAGTGTTTCTGGAAAAGATGGAGGACGGAATATTTGGCACAATTGCAGGGGCGCACAAAACGATGGCAACCGCCAATCCAAATTGTTGTGGGTCAGCTTGTAGTTATACGCGACGAAAATTTACCACCAACTCGTTGGAAAATGGGTCGCATCATTCAACTGCATCCTGGTATGGACGGAGTCGTCAGAGTAGTCACTTTGAGGACAGCTACTGGACTACTAAAGAGACcagtggaaaaaatatgtttgttgccCCCAGCATGCCAACCTTgcgaaacttaa